One Verrucomicrobiia bacterium genomic region harbors:
- a CDS encoding branched-chain amino acid ABC transporter substrate-binding protein, giving the protein MKRIIPLVFIGLYLINCKKSDDTLRLGLAGVRTGPDGQIGTTMFYGSEIAIDEWNEKGGILGKKITTIIRDDEGKPNQAVTVAQELVANDVAAVIGHFNSGCTIPASEIYKQNNILQITPGSTNPDVTERGYKTLFRICGRDDQQGKTAGDFAVNQLKAKKIAILHDKTAYGQGLAEEFKRTIENLGAQAVVFAGVSREEMDFRANLSAIKANQAEMLFFGGMYGQGGPLLVQLRQSGSQIPFLSGDGCFMKEFINATGNYATDTYLTFFPDFQSMPSAQPFLKKYRARYGAEGPYSVYGYEAINVLLQAIQEAGTTDAEAVAKALRAHPYDTCLGKVEFDEKGDPKQSNFIIWKVENGKFVAN; this is encoded by the coding sequence GTGAAACGAATTATTCCCCTTGTCTTTATTGGCTTATACTTAATTAACTGCAAAAAATCTGATGATACGCTGCGTCTTGGCCTGGCAGGGGTTCGTACTGGACCCGATGGACAAATAGGCACCACAATGTTTTACGGTTCCGAAATTGCTATTGACGAATGGAACGAAAAAGGAGGTATTTTAGGAAAAAAAATTACCACCATTATACGCGACGATGAAGGAAAACCCAATCAAGCTGTCACAGTGGCCCAAGAGCTAGTCGCTAATGATGTGGCGGCCGTCATAGGCCATTTTAACAGTGGTTGCACCATCCCGGCTTCTGAAATTTATAAACAAAATAATATCCTGCAAATAACACCTGGCTCCACAAATCCTGATGTTACCGAAAGAGGTTACAAAACTTTATTCCGCATCTGCGGACGCGATGATCAACAAGGAAAAACTGCTGGCGACTTTGCCGTCAACCAACTCAAAGCCAAAAAAATTGCCATCCTTCACGACAAAACTGCCTACGGGCAAGGACTTGCTGAAGAATTCAAACGAACCATAGAAAATCTAGGCGCGCAGGCCGTAGTTTTCGCTGGCGTGAGCCGAGAAGAAATGGATTTTCGCGCCAACCTTTCTGCCATCAAAGCCAATCAGGCCGAAATGTTATTTTTCGGCGGCATGTATGGACAAGGCGGTCCGCTTCTCGTGCAACTGCGCCAAAGTGGTTCTCAAATTCCTTTCCTCTCAGGTGACGGTTGTTTCATGAAAGAATTCATCAACGCCACCGGCAATTACGCAACAGACACTTATCTCACCTTCTTTCCTGATTTCCAATCCATGCCCTCAGCTCAGCCTTTCTTAAAAAAATATCGCGCCCGCTACGGAGCTGAAGGTCCCTATTCAGTTTACGGCTACGAAGCTATTAACGTTCTCTTGCAAGCCATTCAAGAAGCTGGCACCACCGATGCAGAAGCTGTGGCCAAAGCGCTACGGGCTCATCCTTACGACACTTGCTTAGGAAAAGTAGAATTCGACGAAAAAGGCGATCCCAAACAATCCAACTTCATTATTTGGAAAGTGGAAAACGGAAAATTCGTCGCCAATTAG
- a CDS encoding DNRLRE domain-containing protein — MKITINKDGWGRRGLISLWGSQTIKAQVALIKGVILSGLLLFVINNSVPALQLPVEADMSLPEGKAIFNPGNKKRAKIGGKKNYITYLKFDDCALPAGLTGDNIGKAVLRIYACKTRKTCPISVVPIQAPWTEQDIRGPFILSNLAVSGKIERKKTYASLDITEIVRAWTSGQIANNGLAIKGERSALAFLDTKENQKTGNSAVLEVALVSAGKQGEEGQKGEIGPQGSEGPQGPQGEQGPQGEPGAQGPKGDKGDKGDTGAQGPQGEVGPVGPQGEQGSVGPQGEQGPVGLQGEQGPKGDQGDVGPQGPQGPQGEKGDQGEIGPVGSQGEPGPVGPQGPSGLAGTNSVTVTNFATLPAVRATTIAQTIPEDILTTISYDGAEKFDTFNLHDIGVNPQRLIASYPGFYQATLQVDWPKSGTAEREIRIYKNGTELVARVNNRAISSNEQGQSVTTLINLSQGDWLEARALHGVSGGLRIKSDFMMHWCGPL, encoded by the coding sequence ATGAAAATAACAATTAATAAGGATGGTTGGGGTAGGAGAGGTCTGATAAGCCTCTGGGGAAGTCAAACGATTAAGGCGCAAGTTGCGCTTATCAAAGGGGTGATCTTAAGTGGTTTGCTTCTTTTCGTCATTAATAATTCGGTTCCTGCGTTGCAGTTGCCTGTTGAAGCCGATATGTCATTGCCGGAAGGTAAAGCTATCTTTAATCCCGGCAATAAAAAGAGAGCCAAGATAGGTGGCAAAAAAAACTATATAACCTACTTGAAGTTTGACGATTGTGCTTTACCGGCTGGATTAACAGGTGACAACATCGGCAAAGCAGTCTTGCGAATCTATGCTTGTAAAACGAGAAAAACTTGTCCAATCAGTGTAGTGCCGATTCAGGCGCCTTGGACAGAACAGGATATCCGAGGACCTTTCATATTAAGTAACTTGGCTGTCAGCGGTAAAATCGAGAGAAAAAAGACTTATGCTTCACTGGATATTACCGAGATCGTGAGAGCTTGGACGTCGGGTCAAATTGCTAACAACGGTCTAGCTATTAAAGGTGAAAGAAGTGCTTTAGCCTTTTTAGACACTAAGGAAAATCAAAAAACAGGCAATTCAGCGGTTTTAGAAGTTGCTTTGGTTTCTGCTGGGAAACAGGGCGAAGAGGGGCAAAAAGGCGAAATTGGGCCGCAAGGGTCAGAAGGTCCTCAGGGACCGCAAGGCGAACAAGGGCCGCAAGGTGAGCCGGGTGCGCAAGGTCCTAAAGGGGACAAGGGCGACAAAGGTGATACTGGTGCACAGGGACCTCAAGGTGAAGTGGGTCCAGTTGGTCCCCAAGGTGAACAAGGCTCTGTGGGTCCTCAAGGAGAACAAGGGCCTGTAGGTCTCCAGGGCGAGCAGGGGCCGAAAGGAGATCAAGGTGATGTGGGACCTCAAGGTCCTCAAGGTCCTCAAGGAGAGAAAGGGGATCAGGGTGAAATAGGTCCAGTTGGCTCTCAAGGTGAACCAGGACCTGTCGGTCCTCAAGGCCCTTCAGGATTAGCTGGCACTAATTCAGTTACGGTTACTAATTTTGCTACGCTACCTGCTGTGCGTGCGACAACTATCGCTCAGACCATTCCTGAAGATATTTTGACTACAATCTCTTATGATGGAGCAGAAAAGTTTGATACTTTTAATCTTCACGACATTGGAGTGAATCCCCAACGTTTGATTGCAAGTTATCCTGGCTTTTATCAAGCAACGCTTCAGGTGGACTGGCCAAAATCAGGAACAGCAGAACGAGAAATCCGTATTTATAAAAATGGTACGGAGCTCGTGGCTCGGGTTAATAATCGAGCTATTTCCTCTAATGAACAGGGGCAAAGTGTGACTACTTTAATTAACTTAAGCCAAGGAGACTGGTTGGAAGCTCGCGCTCTTCACGGTGTTTCAGGTGGTTTAAGAATAAAGAGTGATTTTATGATGCATTGGTGTGGCCCGCTTTAA